A genomic stretch from Vibrio coralliilyticus includes:
- the rmuC gene encoding DNA recombination protein RmuC: MQWILDNQALLISVIGSAAISGLGVGWWIRQKMRFDQQLLKQQLESNQQLANTQITQLKKELEQAYQELDELDSERDKAAYELKQSHGKLMAVLEKLRYFEAVKQEREQYAKELNHSRDQKAQLEAQLREQEARHEEENKANRDKLQLLEQAETRLKQQFEHLANQLFEVKTAKVDQQNRQSLEGLLTPLKEQLEGFKKQVNDSFTVEAKERHTLVHELKNLQRLNEQMTREAVNLTQALKGDNKQQGNWGEVVLARVLAESGLREGHEYQTQVSLQNEAGKRYQPDVIVHLPQDKQVVVDSKMTLVAYERYFNAESNSEQEQALSDHLLSLRSHIKGLSQKDYHQLKGIQSLDYVLMFIPVEPAFQVAIQADPDLVKDAMEHNIILVSPTTLLVALRTIDNLWRNERQNQNAQIIAERASKLYDKLRLFVDDMEGLGAALDKANQSYQGAMNKLATGRGNVIRQAESFKQLGVEVKKPISPSLTELSQYDGLTENNALSENDSIAERHPAEDKVN, translated from the coding sequence ATGCAATGGATTCTGGACAACCAAGCCCTACTTATTAGTGTTATAGGCAGCGCTGCAATCAGCGGGCTCGGAGTTGGTTGGTGGATCAGGCAGAAAATGCGTTTTGATCAACAACTTCTCAAACAGCAGCTTGAGTCCAATCAACAGCTCGCTAATACGCAAATTACCCAGTTAAAAAAAGAGCTTGAGCAAGCCTATCAGGAGTTGGATGAGCTGGATAGTGAGCGAGACAAAGCTGCCTATGAGTTAAAACAGTCTCATGGCAAGCTGATGGCGGTGCTGGAAAAGTTACGCTACTTCGAGGCGGTTAAGCAAGAACGTGAGCAATACGCCAAGGAGTTAAACCACAGCCGCGATCAGAAAGCGCAGCTCGAAGCTCAGCTCAGAGAGCAAGAAGCGCGTCATGAGGAAGAAAACAAAGCCAATCGCGACAAACTGCAATTGTTAGAGCAGGCCGAAACTCGTCTAAAGCAACAATTTGAACACCTTGCGAATCAGTTGTTTGAGGTGAAAACTGCCAAAGTTGATCAACAAAACCGCCAGAGTCTTGAAGGTTTGCTCACTCCACTCAAAGAGCAGTTAGAAGGCTTTAAGAAGCAGGTCAACGATAGCTTTACGGTGGAAGCGAAGGAGCGCCATACCTTAGTCCATGAGCTGAAAAACCTACAACGCCTCAATGAACAGATGACGCGTGAAGCGGTTAACCTCACCCAAGCATTAAAAGGCGATAACAAACAGCAGGGTAACTGGGGTGAAGTGGTACTTGCCCGAGTATTGGCCGAGTCTGGATTACGCGAAGGGCACGAGTACCAGACTCAGGTTAGCTTGCAAAATGAAGCAGGTAAGCGCTATCAGCCGGATGTGATTGTCCACTTGCCGCAAGATAAACAGGTAGTAGTCGACTCTAAAATGACGCTGGTGGCGTATGAGCGTTATTTCAATGCGGAATCTAACTCTGAGCAGGAACAAGCATTAAGTGACCACTTACTATCATTAAGGTCACATATTAAAGGGTTATCACAAAAAGATTATCATCAACTGAAAGGAATCCAGAGTCTCGATTACGTGCTGATGTTTATCCCTGTTGAGCCAGCGTTTCAGGTTGCGATTCAGGCTGACCCCGATCTGGTGAAGGATGCGATGGAACACAATATCATCTTAGTTAGCCCAACCACTTTACTAGTGGCATTGCGTACGATTGATAATCTATGGCGCAATGAACGACAGAATCAAAATGCACAAATCATTGCCGAGCGAGCCAGTAAACTGTATGACAAGCTGCGCCTGTTTGTGGACGATATGGAAGGTCTTGGTGCTGCGTTGGACAAGGCCAATCAGAGTTATCAAGGCGCGATGAACAAGCTTGCGACTGGTCGAGGCAATGTGATTCGTCAAGCAGAAAGCTTTAAGCAACTGGGAGTGGAGGTCAAAAAGCCAATATCGCCGAGTCTGACGGAGCTGTCTCAGTATGATGGGCTCACAGAAAATAATGCGCTGAGTGAAAATGATTCTATCGCGGAAAGACATCCGGCTGAGGATAAAGTAAACTAA
- a CDS encoding DMT family transporter has product MNERRALGFALSAVLLWSTVATAFKLTLAEFTPIQMLTAASVVSAVALTAVCLFQGKLSSLSSTFMANPWYYLLLGLINPLAYYVILFKAYDLLPASQAQAINYSWAITLTLMAAIFLGQKIRKQDWLACTLSYFGVIVIATKGDILGLSFESPVGVGLALLSTLLWASYWILNTKNKADPIVGVLLGFLVAIPFAVALSVYEGAHWRGISLQGWLAVTYVGLFEMGVTFVLWLSALKLTQNTARISNLIFASPFISLALLATVIGEDIHPTTLIGLLLIITGLVIQQIKLGKKDLTQSTN; this is encoded by the coding sequence ATGAACGAGCGACGTGCTTTAGGTTTTGCTTTGTCTGCCGTCTTACTGTGGTCTACCGTTGCCACCGCTTTTAAATTAACTCTCGCAGAATTTACTCCAATACAAATGCTAACCGCTGCCAGCGTAGTTTCAGCTGTGGCTCTGACAGCCGTATGCCTATTCCAAGGTAAGCTATCTTCGCTATCAAGCACCTTCATGGCCAACCCTTGGTATTACTTGTTACTCGGGTTGATCAATCCACTGGCTTACTACGTGATTCTGTTCAAAGCGTATGACTTACTTCCTGCCTCACAGGCACAAGCGATCAACTATAGCTGGGCAATTACACTGACCTTGATGGCAGCCATCTTCCTCGGTCAGAAGATCCGCAAACAAGATTGGCTGGCGTGTACATTGAGTTATTTTGGCGTCATCGTGATCGCTACTAAAGGTGACATACTGGGGCTGAGCTTTGAAAGCCCCGTGGGTGTTGGGTTAGCTCTATTGTCTACGTTGCTTTGGGCCAGTTATTGGATCCTGAATACCAAAAACAAGGCAGACCCTATCGTCGGCGTCTTGCTTGGCTTCTTAGTGGCGATCCCGTTTGCAGTTGCTCTGAGTGTGTATGAAGGCGCTCATTGGCGTGGCATCTCATTACAAGGTTGGTTAGCGGTGACTTATGTGGGCTTGTTTGAAATGGGAGTGACTTTCGTCCTTTGGCTCAGCGCACTCAAACTGACACAAAACACCGCGCGTATCAGCAATCTGATATTCGCTTCACCGTTTATTTCTCTGGCGCTGCTTGCCACAGTTATTGGTGAAGATATTCACCCGACCACTCTGATAGGTTTGCTTCTGATCATTACAGGATTGGTGATCCAGCAGATCAAATTGGGCAAAAAAGATCTCACTCAATCAACCAATTAA
- a CDS encoding HDOD domain-containing protein, giving the protein MSYQALISRINELPRIESVLQELLEMVNREQIDFGELAKKMAMDQVLLARVLRMANSAQFGGVKGVSNINDAIVRIGVGAIRNLISSSILASTFPKLETLNIKDYWASTFEVATVASTIAKDVKVDPNEAFIAGILHNIGELMIHSLEPEKALEISRRVAEGENPVEVQREVLGTDAQQLGAALAESWKFPSELIDAIANVNHPSKAVESKRLACLMFLARDIDRKWDSMLSIDEKQGYLSRHKAAAALRVSPDLTGKIDEVRGQGSEMAYQLF; this is encoded by the coding sequence ATGAGCTATCAAGCGCTGATCTCAAGAATTAATGAATTACCCAGAATCGAAAGTGTGCTTCAGGAATTGCTGGAGATGGTGAACAGGGAGCAAATTGATTTTGGTGAACTGGCAAAGAAAATGGCCATGGATCAGGTGTTGTTAGCGCGTGTGTTAAGGATGGCAAACTCAGCGCAATTTGGTGGTGTAAAAGGAGTGTCGAACATCAACGATGCGATTGTGCGCATTGGTGTCGGCGCGATTCGAAATTTGATTTCATCATCTATTCTCGCCTCCACCTTTCCCAAATTGGAAACTCTCAATATTAAAGATTACTGGGCCAGTACCTTTGAGGTTGCAACTGTTGCCAGTACCATCGCTAAGGACGTCAAAGTGGACCCTAATGAAGCGTTTATTGCCGGCATACTACATAATATTGGAGAGTTGATGATCCACTCCTTAGAGCCTGAAAAAGCGTTGGAGATAAGCCGTCGGGTTGCAGAAGGAGAGAATCCAGTTGAAGTGCAAAGAGAAGTGCTCGGTACGGACGCACAGCAATTGGGGGCGGCCTTAGCGGAAAGCTGGAAGTTTCCCTCAGAATTGATTGATGCTATCGCCAATGTGAATCATCCAAGCAAGGCGGTGGAATCAAAAAGGCTCGCCTGCTTAATGTTTTTAGCTCGCGATATTGACCGTAAATGGGATTCCATGCTCAGTATAGATGAGAAGCAAGGGTATTTGAGTCGACACAAAGCCGCAGCGGCATTGCGTGTTTCTCCTGACCTCACTGGAAAAATTGATGAGGTACGAGGTCAGGGAAGTGAGATGGCTTATCAATTGTTCTAA
- a CDS encoding winged helix-turn-helix domain-containing protein: MILFHSVQNKLSTKQRVIRIGYREAQVLDLLLKHSPEVVKKHDIVQHAWGSEYIGETSLAKSISTLRQALVKLGAKESPIVTVPKVGYRLVGHCIAYAPAALPSQTINREANTPLTATPSSHSLKFKLSFEECKSPLCYVVAIALLFASGILALSKLHGWRWEDIPSDQYLTQHTIGQLQVFTEPQTRLSLPLRQLLSKNQCDCVVYIEKNEHFSELSWLDKQRRQSINIFYAPSQLKQVSAQIERFVQEGQL; encoded by the coding sequence ATGATTCTATTCCACTCCGTTCAGAATAAGCTTTCGACTAAGCAACGCGTCATAAGAATTGGCTATCGTGAAGCGCAGGTACTTGACCTGCTACTCAAGCACTCCCCTGAGGTCGTCAAAAAACACGACATCGTTCAACATGCTTGGGGCAGCGAGTATATTGGCGAGACTTCACTGGCGAAAAGCATTAGTACACTGAGGCAAGCCCTCGTTAAACTGGGCGCAAAAGAGTCCCCGATTGTGACGGTGCCTAAAGTCGGTTACCGACTGGTAGGCCATTGTATTGCGTATGCACCTGCCGCTCTTCCATCACAAACCATCAATCGTGAAGCAAACACTCCCCTAACTGCAACACCATCAAGTCACTCTCTTAAATTCAAGCTGTCTTTTGAGGAGTGTAAATCGCCACTGTGTTATGTTGTAGCGATTGCACTACTGTTTGCATCAGGCATTCTGGCTTTAAGCAAGCTGCACGGATGGCGTTGGGAAGACATTCCCAGTGATCAGTATCTGACTCAGCACACCATAGGACAGCTACAAGTCTTTACAGAGCCACAAACTCGACTTAGCCTGCCACTGCGTCAGCTTTTATCGAAGAACCAGTGTGATTGCGTGGTTTATATCGAGAAAAACGAGCACTTTTCTGAACTCTCATGGCTAGATAAACAGCGCCGACAGTCCATCAATATCTTCTACGCCCCCAGTCAGCTCAAACAAGTTTCGGCTCAGATTGAACGTTTTGTACAGGAGGGGCAACTATGA
- a CDS encoding aerolysin family beta-barrel pore-forming toxin → MSTVKKHVLSAAVLSVLSAGAQAKIYPDQLVLDQLGEDVCRSGYRPIDRFEASEQKDYIVSRMGQWQIAGLKDNWVIMGSGYHGQIKQDNPNSSTWCYPDNALSEIPNYPSKPIPEGDELDIQYELVTDHSNFVRPLSYLAHYLGYAWVGGNHSQYVGEDMDVRREGDSWVIQGNNDGSCSGYRCDEKTKITVDNFAYTLNDSDFWHGTVTESDRQLVKTVTAVARNNSDIPQQVVVDLKVDESTNWSKTNSYGFAQKVSTENTFKWPLVGDTKLTITLEANQSFANTNGGSTSEQVTLQARPTVPANSEIPIRVELYRSSISYPYRFGADISYDVEFNGFLRWGGNAWHSHPDNRPYKAHTFTMGRGSEHSADIRYQWDHRYIPGEVKWWDWSWAINENGLGNMQYATGASLRPFYSYVSGDFYAESQFAGTIEIGQATPIGTAAQGSRVKRSAEALVSERIGDIEVTTNFDAQELEALGFGDAQLTITPAK, encoded by the coding sequence ATGTCTACGGTGAAAAAACATGTGTTATCAGCAGCGGTACTTTCCGTTCTCTCTGCAGGCGCACAAGCCAAGATTTACCCTGATCAGTTAGTACTTGATCAACTGGGTGAAGATGTCTGCCGTTCTGGCTACCGCCCTATCGATCGATTCGAAGCCTCTGAGCAAAAGGACTACATTGTTTCTCGCATGGGTCAGTGGCAAATCGCAGGACTAAAGGACAACTGGGTGATAATGGGCTCTGGTTACCATGGTCAAATCAAGCAGGATAACCCCAATAGCAGCACTTGGTGCTACCCTGACAACGCTTTGTCTGAAATTCCAAACTACCCTTCTAAACCCATCCCAGAAGGTGATGAACTGGACATTCAGTATGAGCTGGTAACTGATCACTCCAACTTTGTTCGTCCATTAAGCTACCTTGCTCATTATCTCGGATACGCTTGGGTTGGCGGTAACCATAGCCAATACGTCGGCGAAGATATGGATGTCAGGCGTGAAGGTGACAGCTGGGTAATTCAAGGCAACAATGACGGCTCATGCAGTGGCTATCGCTGTGATGAGAAAACCAAAATCACCGTCGATAACTTTGCCTATACTCTTAACGACAGCGATTTCTGGCACGGCACTGTGACTGAGTCGGATCGTCAGTTGGTAAAAACCGTGACGGCAGTCGCCCGCAACAACAGTGATATCCCGCAACAAGTAGTAGTGGATCTGAAAGTGGATGAGTCTACCAACTGGTCTAAAACCAACAGCTATGGTTTTGCTCAGAAGGTATCGACAGAAAACACCTTCAAATGGCCTTTGGTCGGTGACACCAAACTGACCATCACTCTAGAAGCCAATCAAAGTTTCGCTAACACGAATGGTGGCTCCACCAGCGAGCAGGTGACGCTTCAAGCAAGACCAACCGTACCTGCAAATTCTGAAATCCCAATTCGTGTCGAGTTGTACCGTTCGAGCATCTCCTATCCGTATCGCTTTGGCGCGGATATCAGCTACGATGTCGAATTTAATGGCTTCCTACGCTGGGGTGGCAACGCGTGGCATTCTCATCCTGACAACCGCCCTTACAAAGCACACACCTTTACGATGGGACGCGGTAGCGAACACTCCGCAGATATCCGTTATCAATGGGATCACCGCTATATTCCTGGTGAAGTCAAATGGTGGGATTGGAGCTGGGCCATCAACGAGAATGGTTTAGGTAACATGCAGTACGCAACAGGAGCCAGCCTACGTCCGTTTTACTCTTACGTCTCTGGGGATTTCTACGCCGAATCTCAATTTGCTGGCACGATCGAAATCGGTCAAGCCACACCGATTGGCACTGCAGCACAAGGCAGCCGCGTCAAACGCTCAGCGGAAGCTCTGGTGAGTGAACGAATCGGTGATATCGAAGTCACCACTAACTTCGATGCACAAGAACTCGAGGCTCTTGGCTTCGGTGATGCTCAGTTGACCATTACACCAGCTAAATAA
- a CDS encoding NAD(P)/FAD-dependent oxidoreductase, whose translation MTEKFDVVVIGAGAAGLMCAAEAGKRGRKVLVLDHAKKPGRKILISGGGRCNFTNYDVSAKNYLCRNPHFVKSALAQYTNWDFISMIYKHEIEFEERDHGQLFCVGDCDSKDIVKMLLAECDLPTVEQRYRQDIHHIEKTDTGFELHANTEVIECHSLVVATGGLSMPKLGATPFGYKVAEQFGLPVLPTTAGLVPFTLHKEDKEDFAELSGIAIPVEITTQSNTTFKEALLFTHRGLSGPSVLQVSSYWKPGEAVTVNLVPDADIDTLLIRSLEKHPNQSLKNTLAKVLPKRLVEVLIERKVLTDMPLKQFGVHQLKQITQQLENWTIAPNGTEGYRTAEVTLGGVDTDHLSSKTMECKDVKGLYFIGEVMDVTGWLGGYNFQWCWSSGFVAGQWV comes from the coding sequence ATGACGGAAAAGTTTGATGTGGTCGTCATCGGTGCAGGTGCGGCTGGCTTGATGTGTGCTGCAGAAGCAGGTAAGCGTGGGCGAAAAGTGCTTGTGCTGGATCACGCTAAAAAACCGGGCCGAAAAATCCTCATCTCGGGCGGCGGTCGCTGTAATTTCACTAACTACGATGTCTCAGCCAAAAATTACTTATGTCGTAATCCACACTTCGTGAAGTCAGCATTGGCCCAATACACCAACTGGGACTTTATCTCGATGATCTACAAGCATGAAATCGAGTTTGAAGAGCGTGACCATGGCCAGCTGTTCTGTGTCGGTGATTGCGACTCGAAAGACATCGTCAAAATGCTACTTGCAGAGTGTGATTTGCCGACGGTCGAGCAACGTTATCGTCAGGACATTCACCATATCGAAAAAACCGACACGGGCTTTGAGCTTCACGCTAATACCGAGGTGATTGAGTGTCACTCCTTGGTGGTAGCGACTGGCGGATTGTCGATGCCAAAACTGGGCGCGACGCCCTTTGGCTACAAAGTAGCAGAGCAATTTGGCTTGCCTGTGTTGCCGACGACGGCGGGCTTGGTGCCGTTTACCTTACACAAAGAAGATAAAGAGGATTTCGCTGAGCTGTCCGGTATCGCGATTCCTGTCGAAATCACCACGCAAAGCAATACAACCTTCAAAGAAGCCTTGCTGTTTACTCATCGCGGATTATCTGGACCTTCTGTCCTACAGGTCTCGTCCTACTGGAAGCCAGGCGAAGCGGTAACTGTGAATCTTGTACCGGATGCAGATATTGATACTTTGCTGATCCGCTCTTTGGAAAAGCACCCGAACCAAAGCCTGAAAAATACCTTAGCCAAAGTGTTGCCGAAGCGCTTAGTGGAAGTGCTGATTGAACGTAAAGTGCTGACAGATATGCCACTCAAGCAGTTTGGCGTTCATCAGCTGAAACAGATTACCCAGCAGCTAGAAAACTGGACCATCGCACCCAACGGAACAGAAGGCTATCGCACTGCAGAAGTAACACTAGGTGGCGTTGATACTGATCACTTGTCGTCAAAAACGATGGAATGCAAGGATGTTAAAGGCCTGTATTTCATTGGTGAAGTAATGGATGTGACAGGTTGGCTCGGAGGTTACAACTTCCAGTGGTGCTGGAGCTCAGGCTTTGTTGCTGGCCAGTGGGTATAA
- the uspB gene encoding universal stress protein UspB: MINADTILFTLMLVTLVNMARYLTALRSLIYIMREAHPLLYQQVDGNGFFTTHGNVTKQVRLFHYLKSKEYHHHHDEVFTGKCERVRELFILSTSLLGVTLFAAFIL, translated from the coding sequence ATGATCAATGCTGATACTATTCTATTCACGCTGATGCTAGTGACTCTAGTCAATATGGCTAGGTATCTAACTGCGCTGCGTTCTCTTATCTACATCATGCGTGAAGCGCATCCGCTGCTCTATCAGCAAGTCGACGGAAATGGCTTCTTTACCACTCATGGTAATGTCACTAAACAAGTGAGGCTGTTCCATTACCTGAAGAGCAAAGAGTACCACCATCATCACGATGAAGTGTTTACCGGTAAATGTGAGCGAGTGAGAGAGCTCTTTATTCTCTCAACTTCACTGCTTGGAGTGACGCTATTTGCGGCGTTCATCTTATAA
- the ftnA gene encoding non-heme ferritin — protein MLSQAMVDQLNEQINLEFFSSNLYLQMSAWCEDNGFEGAAEFLRAHAVEEMEHMQRLFTYVSETGAMPILGAIDAPKHEFGSLGDVFRETYEHEQMITQKINKLAHLAFTSQDYSTFNFLQWYVAEQHEEEKLFKGILDKLELVGEDGKALFFIDKDLAALAKEGSSSIMDAPAE, from the coding sequence ATGCTTTCACAGGCAATGGTTGATCAATTGAATGAGCAAATTAATCTCGAATTTTTCTCATCCAATCTATACTTACAAATGAGTGCTTGGTGTGAAGACAACGGTTTTGAAGGTGCTGCTGAATTTTTACGTGCGCATGCCGTAGAAGAAATGGAGCACATGCAAAGACTATTCACTTACGTGAGCGAAACAGGTGCGATGCCAATTCTAGGGGCGATTGATGCTCCAAAGCATGAGTTCGGCAGCCTAGGCGACGTCTTCCGTGAAACCTATGAGCATGAGCAGATGATTACTCAAAAAATCAATAAGCTGGCTCATTTAGCGTTTACATCTCAAGATTACTCTACTTTCAACTTCTTGCAGTGGTACGTCGCTGAGCAGCACGAGGAAGAGAAGTTGTTTAAAGGGATTTTAGACAAGCTAGAGTTAGTGGGTGAAGATGGTAAAGCACTGTTCTTCATTGACAAAGACCTAGCAGCTCTAGCGAAAGAAGGTTCATCTTCTATCATGGATGCCCCTGCTGAATAA
- the uspA gene encoding universal stress protein UspA, producing MSYQHILVAVDLSEDSKILVDKAVALAKPLGADVSFIHIDVNYAELYTGLIDINLAETQHQAIEASQQQLQSFAEHANHPIKHTLVGSGDLGNELCDTIKEFNIDLVVCGHHQDFWSKLLSSTRQLINCSPVDMLVVPLKD from the coding sequence ATGAGTTATCAACATATTTTAGTTGCTGTAGACCTATCTGAAGACAGTAAAATCTTAGTAGATAAAGCGGTGGCTCTTGCCAAGCCTCTCGGCGCCGATGTCTCGTTTATTCATATTGATGTCAACTACGCTGAACTGTATACCGGCTTGATTGACATTAACCTCGCCGAAACCCAGCATCAGGCTATCGAAGCCTCTCAGCAGCAACTGCAGAGCTTTGCTGAGCACGCCAATCACCCTATCAAGCACACCTTAGTTGGTAGCGGTGATCTAGGTAATGAGCTGTGCGATACCATCAAAGAATTCAACATCGATTTAGTGGTATGTGGTCATCATCAGGACTTTTGGAGCAAACTGCTGTCTTCCACCCGACAGCTGATCAATTGCTCTCCGGTCGACATGTTGGTCGTGCCACTTAAAGACTGA
- a CDS encoding carboxylate/amino acid/amine transporter: MGYLSAVTLLWAFSFSLIGVYLAGQVDSWFSVLMRVALASLVFIPFLKFKGVDKSLIIKLMTVGGFQLGLMYCFYYQSFLLLSVPEVLLFTVFTPIYVTLIYDLLKGRFSPWYLVTAAIAVAGAAFIKFAGINENFLIGFLVVQGANVCFAIGQVGYKYLMEKQPVDLPQHTIFGYFYLGALCVALVAFALMGNIDKMPTTSTQWGILIYLGLIASGFGYFAWNKGATMVNAGALAVMNNALVPAGLIVNIVIWNRDVDLTRLAIGGAIIMLSLWMNETWVKRKVAQSYQAAS; this comes from the coding sequence ATGGGTTATCTATCTGCAGTCACCCTGTTGTGGGCGTTCTCGTTTAGCCTGATTGGCGTTTATCTCGCTGGTCAGGTTGATTCTTGGTTCTCTGTGCTAATGCGCGTTGCGCTCGCCAGTTTGGTGTTTATTCCATTCCTTAAGTTTAAAGGGGTCGATAAATCGCTAATCATTAAGCTGATGACCGTGGGCGGTTTCCAGCTTGGTTTAATGTATTGCTTCTACTACCAGTCTTTTCTTTTACTCTCTGTACCAGAAGTTCTACTGTTCACCGTATTCACACCGATCTACGTCACCTTGATTTACGATTTACTCAAAGGTCGATTCTCACCTTGGTACCTAGTAACTGCCGCTATAGCGGTGGCGGGCGCAGCCTTTATTAAATTTGCAGGTATCAATGAGAACTTCCTGATCGGCTTCCTTGTTGTGCAAGGTGCTAACGTATGCTTTGCCATCGGTCAGGTGGGCTACAAATATCTGATGGAGAAGCAACCGGTTGATTTACCCCAGCATACGATTTTTGGTTATTTCTACTTAGGTGCTCTGTGTGTTGCTTTGGTGGCGTTTGCGCTGATGGGTAATATCGACAAGATGCCAACCACCAGCACGCAGTGGGGAATTCTGATTTATCTAGGTCTAATTGCTTCAGGTTTCGGCTACTTTGCCTGGAATAAAGGGGCGACTATGGTGAACGCTGGCGCACTAGCGGTGATGAATAATGCGCTGGTTCCTGCTGGGCTCATCGTCAACATAGTGATTTGGAATCGAGACGTTGACCTCACCCGCCTAGCAATTGGCGGTGCGATCATCATGCTGTCGCTATGGATGAATGAAACCTGGGTCAAGCGTAAAGTCGCCCAGAGTTATCAAGCCGCAAGCTAA
- a CDS encoding class I SAM-dependent methyltransferase, with protein sequence MQLQLISEDPNRNEQLNQLAQRWGLLHDQQSAFALVLTAERLELRKVDEPKLGAIFVDLAGGAVAHRRKFGGGKGQAIAKAAGLNKGVIPTVLDGTAGLGRDAFVLASLGCKVQMVERHPVVAALLDDGLERAKQDPEIGDWVSERMSLLHASSHNALESLANDSEFTKPDVVYLDPMYPHPEGKKKSALVKKEMRVFQSLVGADLDADKLLEPALALASKRVVVKRPDYAEWLNGQKPAMAIETKKNRFDVYVNASMT encoded by the coding sequence GTGCAGCTACAACTCATTAGTGAAGATCCGAACCGAAATGAGCAACTGAATCAGTTGGCTCAGCGTTGGGGGCTGTTGCATGATCAACAAAGCGCCTTTGCGCTGGTTCTGACTGCGGAACGCTTAGAGCTGCGTAAAGTCGATGAGCCTAAGTTGGGCGCTATCTTCGTCGATTTAGCGGGTGGTGCAGTGGCTCACAGGCGCAAGTTTGGTGGTGGAAAAGGGCAGGCTATTGCAAAAGCTGCCGGTTTGAATAAAGGCGTGATTCCCACAGTGCTCGATGGTACGGCGGGGTTGGGCCGTGATGCGTTTGTGCTGGCTTCACTTGGGTGTAAAGTGCAAATGGTGGAACGTCACCCTGTTGTGGCAGCCTTATTAGATGATGGATTAGAACGAGCAAAGCAGGACCCAGAAATCGGAGACTGGGTCAGTGAGCGAATGTCTCTACTTCATGCTTCTAGCCATAACGCCTTAGAATCTCTGGCTAACGACTCAGAGTTTACTAAGCCTGATGTGGTTTACTTAGACCCTATGTACCCACATCCAGAAGGCAAAAAGAAGAGTGCACTGGTCAAAAAGGAAATGCGAGTTTTTCAATCTCTGGTCGGGGCCGATCTGGATGCTGATAAGCTGTTAGAACCTGCGTTAGCCCTTGCGAGTAAAAGGGTGGTGGTTAAGAGACCTGACTACGCAGAGTGGCTGAATGGTCAAAAGCCCGCGATGGCTATTGAGACGAAAAAAAATCGTTTTGACGTTTATGTGAATGCATCAATGACTTAG